The following are encoded together in the Hemicordylus capensis ecotype Gifberg chromosome 4, rHemCap1.1.pri, whole genome shotgun sequence genome:
- the LOC128325125 gene encoding uncharacterized protein LOC128325125, which produces MTLIRGLINRMEALEKAKAAPSDKGAGPSGVGGVPPPKVPRRTRGSVKSQLLTSLSSRLAALEEGLNPAGPGPSAPALPLPEPESPVPESPSPLLPPPAAPVVQPPVDTATPLAQGAGGAAVPVRVLMCGHSLVFWAFKRASTTRWGSQLGLGSKASVYWLGMRGMLWNQLLPALREHLDRFPIPDILVLHLGENDLGRRPGLAILQQASSDLSILRSWMPGVRIIWVNWLQRRVWRGAHSCLSLEKARRKISATIGKVVLAAGGSVVRQPDIAARFPELFRPDGVHLSEKGCDLYLHNIREVLAEGLEGVGQEGQARANLPGWR; this is translated from the exons atgactctgatacgggggttaattaataggatggaagctttagagaaagcaaaagcagccccctccgacaaaggtgcgggtccttcaggtgtggggggggtgcctcctcctaaggtccctcggaggaccaggggttctgtgaaaagccagctgctaacttctctctctagtaggctggctgcgctggaagaagggctgaaccctgctggaccgggcccttctgctcctgcgttaccgcttcctgaacctgagtctccagttccggagtcgccttcaccattgctacctccgcctgcggcaccagttgttcagcctccagtggatacggctactcctttggcccagg gtgctggcggggcggcggtcccggtccgagtcctgatgtgtggccattcgttggtcttctgggctttcaagcgggccagcaccacccgctggggatcccagttgggtttaggaagcaaggcttcagtttattggttgggcatgaggggcatgctctggaatcagttgcttccagcattgagggagcatttagataggtttcccattcccgacatcctggttcttcatttaggggagaatgatttgggccggcggcctggcctcgccatccttcagcaagcctcctcggatTTGTCTATTTTGCGCAGCTGGATGCCTGGCGTGCGCATAATATGGGTTAATTGGCTCCAGCGCAGGGTGTGGCGGGGTGCTCATTCTTGCCTTAGCTTGGAAAAGGCACGCAGGAAGATTTCAGCCACAATAGGTAAAGTGGTTTTGGCGGCCGGGGGGTCTGTGGTGCGGCAGCCAGATATAGCTGCTCGCTTTCCCGAGTTATTCCGCCctgacggggtccacctgtctgagaaaggttgtgatttgtatctgcataatatccgggaagtgcttgctgaaggtttggagggggtggggcaggaaggtcaagcgagggctaaccttcctgggtggcggtaa